The following DNA comes from Hymenobacter siberiensis.
ACGAGGCATAGGGTAGCGGTTAGGAATCCGTGATTCATGCTTGAGCAGCAGCAAAGCAGCCAGCTACACTTCCTCTACGGCGTTTCTGCGCTTGCCGGGCAGGAAATACGCGCCTTCGGCGACGAAGCGCTGAAGCTAGAGCGGTTTCCAATTTAGTGTACAGAATCTGATGCACCTTGCGTTATGAAAGCATATTCGATTGATTTGCGGGAACGGGTAGCGGCGGCATGTGCCGCACCGCAGGCCCGGATTTATCAGGTGGCGGCGCAATTTAGCGTCTCCATCTCCTTCGTGGACAAGCTTTTGCGCCGGCAGCGCACGAGCGGTTCGCTGGCGGCCCTGCCCGCGAACGGCGGCCCACTGCCGCGCCTGGACCCGGCTGGCCAGGACCTATTGCGGGCCTGTCTGGTGGCGCAGCCCGACGCGACCCTGGCCGAACTGGCCACGGCCCTGCTCGCCGCCGACGGTCCGGCCCTGAGCCGCACGAGTACGTGGCGGGCGGTGGAGCGCCTGGGATGGGGGCGCAAAAAAAAAGCGTCCACGCCGCCGAGCGTGACACCGAACGCGTCGTAGCCATGCGCCGCTTATTTTTGGAAGCCATTCAGGAAGAAGATGTGCGCCGTTTCGTGTTCGTGGACGAGACGAGCACCAACCTCACCTACTGCCGCCGTTACGGCCGGGCCCCGGCCGGCCAGCGCCTGGACCAGGCCGTGCCGTTGCACGGCGGCCCGAACGTGACGCTCATCGCCGCCCTGACCCCGGACGGGCTCGGAGCCTTGTTGAGCGTTAACGGGGCCGTTAATGGCGACGTGTTTGCCGCCTACCTCGACCAGGTGCTCGGCCCCAACCTGCGGCCGGGCGACGTAGTAGTGCTCGATAATCTGTCGGTACACAAGGTGGAAGGCTTGGACGAAATCGTGAAAAAGTACGGGGCTCGGCTGCGCTACCTGCCGCCCTATTCGCCGGATTTCAATCCCATTGAACTCGCTTTTAGCAAACTCAAGACCTGGTTGCGCACCGCGAAAGCCCGCACCCGCGACTTGCTGGAGGAAGCCATCCGGACCGCCGCCGACTGGATAACCGAACAGGATGCCAAGAACTGGTTTGACCATTGCGGATATCATGTACAGTGATTTGGAAACCGCTGTAGGCTGACCCGACGGCGGGCTAATGGATTTGCGGGGCACCTGTCTTCGCTCACGCCCTTGTCATGCTCAACGGGCAGTCAACGGTGGTAAGCGCTTTCGCGGGCGAATCAGCTGCGACAAAGAATAAAGCTTGCATTGGTATCTGCACCACTATTGATGAGTAGGTTATCACGGATGGCTTTGGCAGCTGCCCGCACCAAGCGGCGTTAGCAAAAAATAGGGCTGGCATATGCTTCTGCGGGCAAGCGCAGGCATTTTTGGCAGGTACTGAACTTGTGCGGGGTGACTAGGTTATGCTGCCGGTTTTCGGTAGCGCCAGCTCCCACGGGGCCAGTTTACTGGAAACAAACGGCAATTCATCTCACTCAAAACACAACAAAACAATGAAATCCACCCTAATCCTTGCTGCTGCCCTGGCTTCATTTGCGGTTCAGGCGCAGGCCCAAGCCGTCAGCACGCCGCGCGTGGCCGCCGACCAGATTGCCACTAAAAAAGGTCCCCTCACGGTGCAGCCCATCACGCACGGCAGCGTGGTGTTTACGTGGGGCGGCAAGACCATTTACGTAGACCCCTACGGCGGGGCCGCGGCCTATGCTGGCCTGGCCGCACCCGATGTTATCCTCATCACCGACATTCACGGCGACCACTTGGACCCGAAAACCCTGGCGGGGCTCTCCATAGGCAAGGCCCTGATGGTGGTGCCCCAGGCGGTGGCCGATATGCTGCCGGCGCAGTACAAGGCACAGGTACGCATTCTGAGCAACGGTCAGCAACTCGATACGCTGGGCCTGAAGGTTGCGGCCGTTCCGATGTACAACCTGCCCGAAGCGGCCGACGCCATGCACCCCAAAGGCCGGGGCAATGGCTACGTGCTGACCCTGGGCGGCAAAAACGTCTACCTCTCCGGCGACACCGAAGATATTGCCGAAATGCGCGCCCTCAAGGGCATCGACGTGGCCTTCGTGTGCATGAACCTGCCTTATACCATGGACGTGAACCAGGCCGCGCAGGGGGTATTGGCCTTTAAACCGGGTATTGTTTACCCGTACCACTACCGTGGGCAAAGCGGCCTGAGCGATGTGGCCAGCTTTAAGAAAACCGTGAACACGTCCAATAAGAAGATTGACGTCCGGCTGCGCAACTGGTATCCGGCGGCCCAATAAAGTAACGAAACCACGAGGCACGTCCTGTCGAGCCGCTGGCTTGGTAGGACGTGCCTCGTGGTTTCAGCGCCCAATACGGCTTTGCTCGCTCAAACCGAATTAAAGTATAACTAACTGAATAATAGTTAGTAGAAGTGAGTTTGTTTAGTTAGATTTGATAGGGTGCGTACTTCAGCCCGCAGCGCTGAAAGGCAGCTAACGAGTCTGCCAGATGATTTGTCCCCGGAAGTCGTTGTGCGGGTTGGGGCGAGGCAGCGGCTTATCTTGCTGCTGATGAAGCTACCACTACATTTTTGGGTGCCGGCCGCGCGGCTGGTGGCAGCAGCTGGGCTTTTCGGGGCCGCACTGTCTGCGCGGGCACAGAATTTTGGGGCCATGATTCCGTATAGCGTCGGCAGCAACGTCGCGCCTCTCGGGGTGACTCTGGCTGATTTCAACGGCGACGGCCGCCTCGACCTCCTCACGGCCAACGACCCCAGCCAATCGCTGAGCCTGCTCTACGGGCAGAGCAATGGCACCCTAGGCCAGCTTCAGCTGCTGCCAGCAGCCGGTGCCGGTGCGGTGGCCCTGAAAGTGGGCGACCTCAACCGCGACGGGCGCCCCGATGTGGTGGTAGCCGGTGCCGGCTCGGGCGGCGTGCTGATTGGTACCGCTGCCGGGGTACTCATCCCGCCCGGGTATCAGTTTTCGCTGCGCATGACCAGCAACCCGGGTGCGCTAGCACTGGGCGACGTGAACGGCGACGGCCAGCCCGATGCGGTGGCCGTGGCAGGGGCCAGCACGGGCAACAGCCACGACGAGCAGGCCGCCGTGCTGCTGGGCCGCGTAAACGGCTCGTTTGCGCCTGCCCTCACCTATTCTCTCGCCGCCGGCAGCCAGCCCGAAGCCGTAGCGCTGGGCGACGTGAACGGCGATGGCCGACCCGACCTGGCCGTGGCCAGCCTTGGCACCGATGCCGTACAGGTACTCCTGAACCTGGGCAATGGCCTGTTTGGGAGCGCCACGAGCTATAGTATGGGCGTCGGGACCGGGCCGCTGGGAATAGCCGTGGCCGACGTGAATGGCGATGGCCAGCCCGACCTGCTCACGGCCAACCACGCCGGAAGCGTGGGGGTGCGCCTGAATTCCGGGGGGCAGTTCGGGCCGGTCACGATTTACCCCGTCGGTGCGGCGCCGGTGGGTATGGCCGTGGGCGATGTGAACAACGACGGCCTTCCCGACGTGGTGACCGCCGGGTTCGGCAGCGACCAGCTGTCGGTGCTGCTGGGGACTGGGGCGGGCTTGTTTGGGCCGGTCACCAACTACGCCATCGGCCCCGGTAGCAGCCCCATCAGCGTAGCCATCGGCGACATAAACGGTGATGGTGCCCCCGATTTGGTGTCGTCAAATTTCAACGCTGGCACCGCCGGTGTATTCCTCAGCCAGGCTCCCGTGCTAAACCTGACCGGCCCCGCGAGCGGCGGCGCGGGCACGCCCATTACCCTCACCGGTACCCGACTGGTTGGTGCCACGGCGGTTACGTTCAGCAGTAATACCCAGGTTGTGACCACCGTGCCCGCTACCAGCTTCACCAGTACCAATTACACGGCCACGCCCAACACCATCGGGCTGGTGGTGCCGGCTGGCCTGGTCGTGGGCCCCTATCTACTGGCAGTCGTGACGCCGCATGGCACCAGCCCGGCCACCGGTTTCGGGGTCAGCGCGCTCCTGGCAACGGTGCCCGGGCTGCTGGCTGAACAGGTGGATGTGTTTCCGAGCCCAGCTCATGCGCGGGCCACAGTGCGGGTACCGCCCGGCCCGGGCATGGGTACCATGCGCCTGCGCCTGTGCGACGCCTTGGGTCGGCTGGTATCCACGGTGGAGGCGATGGTGCCCGCTACAGGCCTGCACCAGGAACTGGACCTGCGGCACCTCGTTCCGGGCCTGTACGTGCTGCAAGTGCAGGCCGGGGCCACAACGGTTACGCGCCGTCTGCTGGTGGATTAAGGGGTTTGAGTAATGTGAGGGGGATTCCTCTCATTTACGGAGACAGAATCGGTTTGCTTGGCTTGCCACCAGGCGGTTAATGTGCCTCATGGTATCATCAACCCGGCGTGGTGTAGGGTTCAGGATTTAATAGGAGGGCTGCCAGACCCTTTGGTCTGCCTAAAAAAAAGCGATGGATACAAAAGGGCTGCTACTCGCTGTCCGGTTGAGCAGGGCTTCTGCTGCGAGCACCGCTTTACAAGTGGCTCCAGTTAGCGGTTTAGCCAGGCTTTCTTCTCCAGCCGATACACAAAATTCAACTTCGGAGCTTCGCCAAAATAGGCTATTTCTTCCTCCGCAATTTTTTCCGCCCCTAGGCGGCCAATGGCTATTTGCGACCGCATATTATCCGCACCAATATGAAAGTAGACTCTGGATACGAATTGGAACACGTAATCCAGCATCAGCGCTTTCACCCCTAAATTGAAGCCTTTGCCCCAATACCGGGTGGCATAGAACGTGTAGCCAATCAGGATGCTGTCATCCTGCGCGTCATAGTCGTAGAAACGAGTGCTGCCCAGAATGCTGTTCGTGGCCTTATCCACAATCTTGAGGGCCTTTTGCGCCATGGCCCCTTCAAAATAGGTCCCAAATGCCTCAGGCTTCCATCGGTCTTTATTGGGGTGCTGCTCCCAGACTTTTGGGTCGGAGGCGGCGGCATACAAGTCGGCAAAGTCAGTTGCTTCCAACGGCAGCAGCCAGACTTGTTGGTTTTCCAACGTGGGTTGTGTGTTGAATGGCATAAGGGCAGGAATTTCGGTGTTGGATAGTTTTCCAACGCATAAGTAAGAAAATGGCCGGTTATTTATCAGAGGACAGCTCGTTTACTGGGCGGTGGGCTAAATTCAGATAAAATCCGTCAGAGGCTTTGTAGGTTATACGGAACACTTTTGCGCTAAATGTGGCAGCGACTAAATTCGGCGCAATGGGCATAGTCAAGGCCATGCTCGTTATCAATGCAAAGTCTGCCGTTACCAGGCACGATTCGAACCGGCAGCGGTTGCCAAGGCCATACAATACGGACAAGTGGACTAGGTTGCTGGGCGAGCGCAACTCCCCGCGCAGCATTGTGCGCCCAACTGGTGTCGCGCGGATGACGATTGCTAAACGCCTCATTGCGGCAGCTCTGGCAGGCCTTGCCCCGCCGTTATCACCGCCACTGCCGGTACTTCACCAACCAGAGGAAGGCCTACGCCAAGGTACTGCCCCGCTGGCGGCCCTGCCCCAACGGCGAAGGCCAGACGAGCATCGCGGAAGCCAGCAACTGCTTCTTGCGCCAGCGCTACAATCGCGTCGACTTGTTCAATCGCTCAATTGCTGTCCTGCTCCCCTACCCTTTCAATGCGGTTACAGAAACGGGTATTTCTTTTGCAATACAGTCAATACTTTGGGCGGCAAAGGCCGGTAGGCTTCCTCTTTCCCCACAAAATAAGCCGTTAGCGCCGCTTCAAGAATCTCCTGAATATTCTCGCCGCCGTACGTCGCCAGTTGCTGCAGCTTTAGGTAAGTGGCAGCTTCCAGCTTGTTTGAAAAGATTATCTTTTCTGGCTTTACGTCTTTATTGTCAAGACTATCTTTACCATAAATATTTCCTTTTATGCTGGCTGCTGGCGTTACCGAGCCCTGTATGAATTCGGCAGTACCCGCCTGGTGAGTTGGGCGAATAGTGCCGGCATTGGGCCACAGGGCCTGGTCGGGATTGATGGCTTGGGGAGGAACACCGGTAATATCGGCCACGGCGGTGGCGGCGAAATTAGGACGAGGCTGCTTGCTCATTGCGCAATGCGGGTTAAAAGTTCTTGGGTAAGGGCCAGGTAGTCGTGCGCGCTGTTGGATTCCGGCGCATGGGCGTGAATGCTTTTTTTCAAGGCCACGGCTTCCACCAGTTTGGCGTTGATGCGGATGGACGTTTCCGTCAACAGGCCCCGTACGCGTGCTTGCTGGGCCAGCTCCGCCGCAAAATCGTGGTACACCTGCCCGCGGTAGCTGGGGTGGTATTGCGTCAGAAAGACGCCCTTCAATTCAAGGGCCGGGTTAAAATTGTCCCGCACCGCTTCCAGCATGTCAAGCAGCTTGTAAAAGCCGGCAAAAGCAAACGGGTCGGGGCGCATGGGGGCCAGCACGTAATGGGCCGCGGTCAGGCTCATCACCGTCATGGGGCCCATGGAAGGCGGCGTATCGATAACGACGTAATCGTACTGCTTCTCCAAGCCTGCCAGCTGCCGGCGGAGGAGATTGGGATGCGTGGCATCGGCCCCAATCATGCGTTCGAGGGGGCTTAGTTCGGGCCGGGAAGCAATCAGGCTCAGGTTGTCCCCCATGGGCTGCACCACCTCGGCTAGCGTTGCCTCCCCCCGCAGGACCATGCACAGGTTGGGGGCTTGCACATTAGCAAAGGTTGAGGTAAGGTTACTCTGAGGGTCACAATCGATGAGCAGCACCCGGTGACCGAGCAGCACCAGGGAATGACCTATGCCGAGCGCCGAAGTCGTTTTCCCCACCCCTCCCTTGTGCTGGGCAATTGCAATAACTTTCATCTTAACTGGAATTGATATACAGATTATCTTGACACAAAGATGGTAAAGACAATCTGTATTAAAAAGAGATATTTATCATCTTTCCGTCTGTCTGGTCTTTATAAAATACAGCATACTTTGTTAAAAATAAGCTATTTGCTATAGAATTAGCCCGTAAAGTAGTCTTTATTGACTGTTTATAAAGATGTCTTTATAACTTTATTTAACTTATATCTTTATTAATTCCCGATGATGAGCAGAGAAGATGAATGCGCCGGATTGTGATGTTTATACCGCGCCCGCATAGTAAGTTCCTTCCATTAACTGGTACCACCGGCGAGGTGAGGTGGTCGGCTAAAGGTGGACAGCATATAGGTCCTTCTCTTTCCTGCATCGAAGCTGTTTAGAAAGTCGGTTTTTGGTTGATTTTTCGCAAAAGGATGACAACGAAGGCGAGCCAGTGCCAGGCCGGCTAGTGGTCAAAAAACATTAAATAGTCGGGTATAATCGGTTTAATTTAATGCGGGCATCAGCGGTTTTGAATTGCCAGTTGCGCGGTTTTAGGTTGGCATTTTGCTTGTTTTTCCACCGTTCGACGACCGCCTGCACGGCTTCTTTGCTCGAAAAGGAGCGGTCAAGCACTT
Coding sequences within:
- a CDS encoding FG-GAP-like repeat-containing protein; its protein translation is MKLPLHFWVPAARLVAAAGLFGAALSARAQNFGAMIPYSVGSNVAPLGVTLADFNGDGRLDLLTANDPSQSLSLLYGQSNGTLGQLQLLPAAGAGAVALKVGDLNRDGRPDVVVAGAGSGGVLIGTAAGVLIPPGYQFSLRMTSNPGALALGDVNGDGQPDAVAVAGASTGNSHDEQAAVLLGRVNGSFAPALTYSLAAGSQPEAVALGDVNGDGRPDLAVASLGTDAVQVLLNLGNGLFGSATSYSMGVGTGPLGIAVADVNGDGQPDLLTANHAGSVGVRLNSGGQFGPVTIYPVGAAPVGMAVGDVNNDGLPDVVTAGFGSDQLSVLLGTGAGLFGPVTNYAIGPGSSPISVAIGDINGDGAPDLVSSNFNAGTAGVFLSQAPVLNLTGPASGGAGTPITLTGTRLVGATAVTFSSNTQVVTTVPATSFTSTNYTATPNTIGLVVPAGLVVGPYLLAVVTPHGTSPATGFGVSALLATVPGLLAEQVDVFPSPAHARATVRVPPGPGMGTMRLRLCDALGRLVSTVEAMVPATGLHQELDLRHLVPGLYVLQVQAGATTVTRRLLVD
- a CDS encoding COG3415 family protein, translated to MKAYSIDLRERVAAACAAPQARIYQVAAQFSVSISFVDKLLRRQRTSGSLAALPANGGPLPRLDPAGQDLLRACLVAQPDATLAELATALLAADGPALSRTSTWRAVERLGWGRKKKASTPPSVTPNAS
- a CDS encoding ParA family protein, with protein sequence MKVIAIAQHKGGVGKTTSALGIGHSLVLLGHRVLLIDCDPQSNLTSTFANVQAPNLCMVLRGEATLAEVVQPMGDNLSLIASRPELSPLERMIGADATHPNLLRRQLAGLEKQYDYVVIDTPPSMGPMTVMSLTAAHYVLAPMRPDPFAFAGFYKLLDMLEAVRDNFNPALELKGVFLTQYHPSYRGQVYHDFAAELAQQARVRGLLTETSIRINAKLVEAVALKKSIHAHAPESNSAHDYLALTQELLTRIAQ
- a CDS encoding IS630 family transposase, which encodes MRRLFLEAIQEEDVRRFVFVDETSTNLTYCRRYGRAPAGQRLDQAVPLHGGPNVTLIAALTPDGLGALLSVNGAVNGDVFAAYLDQVLGPNLRPGDVVVLDNLSVHKVEGLDEIVKKYGARLRYLPPYSPDFNPIELAFSKLKTWLRTAKARTRDLLEEAIRTAADWITEQDAKNWFDHCGYHVQ
- a CDS encoding GNAT family N-acetyltransferase, translated to MENQQVWLLPLEATDFADLYAAASDPKVWEQHPNKDRWKPEAFGTYFEGAMAQKALKIVDKATNSILGSTRFYDYDAQDDSILIGYTFYATRYWGKGFNLGVKALMLDYVFQFVSRVYFHIGADNMRSQIAIGRLGAEKIAEEEIAYFGEAPKLNFVYRLEKKAWLNR
- a CDS encoding MBL fold metallo-hydrolase translates to MKSTLILAAALASFAVQAQAQAVSTPRVAADQIATKKGPLTVQPITHGSVVFTWGGKTIYVDPYGGAAAYAGLAAPDVILITDIHGDHLDPKTLAGLSIGKALMVVPQAVADMLPAQYKAQVRILSNGQQLDTLGLKVAAVPMYNLPEAADAMHPKGRGNGYVLTLGGKNVYLSGDTEDIAEMRALKGIDVAFVCMNLPYTMDVNQAAQGVLAFKPGIVYPYHYRGQSGLSDVASFKKTVNTSNKKIDVRLRNWYPAAQ